The Humulus lupulus chromosome 7, drHumLupu1.1, whole genome shotgun sequence region AATCCCGTATCAGCTTTTCAAGAATCCCCACCACACTCTTAGGAATATAGAACAATGCCAAATAATAAACGAGGATTGAAGACAAAACCGACTGAATAAGAGTTAATCTGCCACCTCTAGACAAAAAAGTGCTCTTCCAAGATTCCAAACGATTAGCACATTTCGAGATAACAGGCTCCCAAAATCCCTTGGAACGAGGAGAATCCCCCAAAGGAAGACCCAAATACTGAATTGGCCATTGTCCTACCTCACAACCTATCTCTTTAGCTTGCCGTTCCACGACCTCCTCATTCAAATTGATTCCCAACAATTGACATTTCTGCAAATTGATAGATAAACCAGACACCACACTGAACACCTTAAGGATATCCAAAAGTACCACCAAAGACTCCTCATCGTTCACAAAAAATATCGTATCATCGGCAAACTGAAGATGACTGATATCCACCTTATCCTTTCCTATTGAAAAACCTCTAAAAGCTAAATTACTTTTAGTCGTATCAATCATTCTTCCCAGAACATCTGCTACCAGAGTGAACAAGAACGGGGATAAGGAATCCCCTTGCCGTAGACCCCTTGAACCTTTGAACTTTCCCCTCAGACGACCATTTAAAAATACAGAAAAAGAAGTGGAGGAAAGACAACCACGAATCCACCTTCTCCAGAGATCGCCaaaccctttctttttcataaCTAAATCCAGGAATCCCCAATCCACGCAATCATAAGCCTTAGTGAAATCAATTTTGAAAACCCAACCCTTCCTACCCTTGCTCCTGTACTCCTCTACTGCCTCATTTGCGATCAAAACTGTATCCAGTATTTGCATACCTTCTACAAAAGCTCCTTGTGATTCCGCATTTGTGTCCGAAAGAACTCCCCTTGGTCTATAAGCCAACACCTTTGATATGACTTTGTAAAGACTAGTCACCAGGCTAATAGGCCTATAATCCCTCACGCGGCAGCTATTTAATTTCTTAGGAATAAGACAAATGAACGTTTCATTGGTTCCTCCATGAATGATTCCATCGTTGAAAAAACCTTGAAAGACTGCGAGAAGATCATTTTTGACAACATCCCAATTATTCTGATACATAGCCATGGAGAAACCATCCGGCCCTGGGGACTTAGATCCATCACATGCGAAAACCGCTTGTTTGATTTCATCTTCCTCGAAAGGCCTCTCTAAAAAGGAAGCCATAACTGCTGAAATCGGTGACCACGAAATGCCCTCCACTCCAATCCAATCTCTGGGAACCGCTGAATACAAAGCAGAATAGAAACCCAAAATAGCCTTTTCAATATCCTCATCTTCAACCCAAACAGTACCATCTTCTTCCTCAATCCTAGAGATAAAGTTCCTCGCTTTCCACGCACTGAGGATACTATGGAAAAGTTTGGAGTTAGCATCCCTTTCCTTGGCCCATTGACACTTCACTTTAAACCAAACACTCCTTTCCTCCTCAAAGACAATCTGCTACCATTCTTCCTTTACCTTAGAGCGCTCCATACGAAAATGGTCGTTCCACGATCCCCCCTCCTCTAATCTGTCTAATTCAAGCAACCTTCTTTCGAGGACAATTTTTTGCACTTTCCTAGCCTCAAAGGCCTGCCGACTCcacttctttattttatctcgaACCATTGCAAGCTTAGACATAAAGTGACAACCCGGCCAACCATGCACTTTAGCCGACTCCCACCACTGCTTGAAATAGCTAGAGAACTCCCTATGCTCCAGCCATGAATTGTCAAAACAGAAAGGAGCGGGACCCCACGAAGGAGGGCTCGTGTCTAACACCACCGGACTATGATCAGAAACAATTCTAACCATAACTTCCTGATGAACGAAAGAGTATAGTCCTGACCAAGAAAGAGTATGTAGGAATCTATCCAGTCTACTGCAAATGGGCTTAAGTCTAAAATTTGACCACGTGAAACATATATAATCAATACCGTCAATGAGAAATGTAGAAAAGATAACTCTGTTGTGTGGAAATTAATGGTTGAGATTGAAGAGGAAGTAAATGAGATGGGATCTAGTGAGAGGCATAGTCTTTGAACAATCACATGGTTGTGTCTTCCAaatcaatattattgattcaAAGTTATAAACTGACTAATTTGAAAGCAACTAAAGGAAAACATTGTTAGTTGAAGGATGCATTAGTTGACCACATATCATATGTTTCAAGTGGGGTTCCCTTGTAGGTTGTTCACCGGTAATGTCTATACATATGTCACAGTCACAACCAAGTGTTCATGTATGAGTCAGAAGACAAAGCCATGTGAAGATTCAAATACTTATGTTTCTTTGCAAATTGCACACCAACCCAGTTGCTTGAGTATGCCAGAGAACCATTCATCTATATATACAGGCACATTACGAAAAAAACTCAATCTTCAGGTTCTCACATTGTTTGTTGAAAAATCATTTGTTATCTTAAAAGAAAACTCAGAAAGAAAGGTCAACATGGCATTTGAATTACCTGGTTTTGTCGATGGCAAAAAGCCTGTCAGGAGGTCATTTTCCAATGTTAAAGAAGCAGCTTTGAAGACTACAAACATTCCAAAAGGCTACTTTGTAGTCTGTGTTGGGGAAGATTAAAAGACGAGTTATGTAGTAGCTTTGTGTCAAGAACTACTAAGTATGAAAGAGGAAGAATTAAGATATGAAAATTAGATGGGTGAAATTACAATTCCTTGCAGAGATGATATCTTCTTTAATCTCAGTTCTAAGAACTATAAACCGCAGCACTAGCAAGAATTGGAGAGAGGAAAGAGGACATTAAGATTCTTACtaggtgttgacggtgagaactcgtcaactaagttaagttggaaaaattatcaaatcgaAGATCACTAATGcaaaagctgtagaaacttaaaaaataactcaagaacaatgacagaacaataatggagaaatcaatctttcattcactctcaagccctggctacagtaaaatttccaaccaacttccaggtggtgttagagttccttttatagtaggctctaatggcccttggtatatagtggtccaggagaccaaggggtacataagtactatgtcagggagTGGCtacagaggttgtggtcgtacatccggtacaggggcaggtgtcaggaggatgtctccactacttgtctgtactcaTGCTAGAGGGGTGgtggcagacgtagtggtgcaggtggtagtggtgtcgactctgactcctggccatagacgtacgggccataactcctatccttgcatactcattcctggcgttcccactacttgcctggtaggggtaccatatccgtactctgacttctttatgTTTGTAGGTACACtccatattcatgcgtgtaccttgccacttgtgagtattctcacctccaaggccatgggcgcgggaccatggggccgaggccatgggcgcgggaccatggggccgaggccatgggcgcgatgCCATGgagcgtgaggccatggggcgcgaggccatgaggccgagaccatgggcgtgaggccatgggtgcaaggccatgggcacgaggccatgggcatgaggccatggggcacgaggccatgaggccgagaccatgggcgtgaggccatggggccgagggcatgggtgcaaggccatgggcacgaggccatgggcatgaggccatggggcgcgaggccatgaggccgagaccatgggcatgaggccatggggccgagggcatgggtgTAAGgccatgggcgcaaggccatgggcacgagaccatgggcatgaggccatggggcgcgaggccatggggccaagaccatgggggcgaggccatgggcgtggggccatggggccgagaccatgggggtgaggccatggggcgcgaggccatgaggccgaGACCATGGGCACGAGGCCATGGGcatgaggccatggggcgcgaggccatgaggccgagaccatgggcgtgaggccatgggcgcaaggccatggggcgcgaggccatggggcgcgaggccatgaggccgagaccatgggcgtgaggccatggggccgagggcatgggcgcaaggccatggggccgagaccatgggggaagggcagcctcgcatagtgaggcccctTAGGCCCTTCCGGGCACTTTCGCTAAGGGCTCCTGTGAGACATGGGTCTCGTGTCGAACAAGATATTAGGCTGCTTTGCTTGCCCGAGGCTAATTGAAGGAAGCTGTTGACTATGgctctggtcaatttttggcattcacactaGGCAATATTAATATTATGATGGAATAAGAAAATGTAGAAGATTTCTATACTGAAGTCAAGAAGAAAAAAGACTTCAACTTCAATTAAATAATCCATTCAAGAAAAAGAAATGCAATAGCAAATAAAATGGATGTACGTATGTGCCTGTTTTGCAAGGGAAAGAAAGATATCCAAATTATGtttctatacatatatattccTTTATCCAAATTAATAGTGAAGACTAAAGAGGCAAGTAGTTGGATGGGGTCTAGTAAGAAGCATAGTCCTTGACAAATCACAtggatctgtttttttttttttaagaatttttttaagGAAATTAACAATGAAAGGTGGAAACAAGTAGCTGGATTAGTCTACATAACTTTCTTTCTCTTGTTGGTTgaataaaaaaagaaattaagaaaaaGGATGATGAGTTACTTCATCATTTATGTTTCACAATGGTTTTTCTTTGTTGCAAATCTTATAGCACAAATGGGCTCTGTTGCTGTTTGTTCTCTTGGTAATGGTTAGACAGATCATATGTGTAAATGTCTTAATTACAGCTAAACTTTCATATATGATTTGGAAGACAAAGCCACGTGAACTTCAAATGCTTATGTCTCTTGCAAATTTGTCAAACCTTCCCAAATGTCTTCAGCACCACTTATTTAGAAGCCTAAGATATGTATGCATTCCAAAAATTGAATCATCTATATATAAAGGTACATAACCACACAAACTGAATCATCAAGTCCTCGCATCTCTACTACAAAAATATTTCTGTGAACTCAAATATTTCTTCTTAAGAAAAACACAAAGAAAGATCAACATGGCATTCGGATTGTCTGGCTTTGTTCAGGGCAAGAAGGCTCTCCGAAGATCGCTTTCAGGCAACAAAGAAGCACCTTTGAAGTCTGCAACCATTCCAAAAGGCTGCTTTGCTGTCTATGTTGGAGAAGATCAGAAGAAGCGTTATGTAGTACCTCTTTCGTACCTAAATGAGCCTGCATTTCAAGACTTGCTGAGTATGGCAGAAGAAGAATTCGGATATGAGCATCCAATGGGTGGACTCACAATTCCATGCAGAGAAGACATCTTCATTGATATCACATCTCAGCTGAATTGATTGTAATATGTAGCTTTGACATAGATTCACTAGAACACAATTTTGTAGATCATATACTTTTTGACTCTGAGAAACTAGTAAATAGAAATTACTCATTTGATTAATACTTGTTCTCTTTTCGGTTGAATTCCATTTTTTTGCTGTTACATCTTTATCTAATCATTGTCTCTGCCTTTGCCAACTTCAAAGCTCATTTTTTAGAAGAATTTAGAATCAACTACAACAATAATATATTACTGAATCACAAACATTAGCTCATAAATATAAATTTGTAACTGAGATCAATAATTTCTGCCTAATTGAAGGCCCTGATTTTAATAAATGCCCAGCTTTCATTTTACTGATAATTACTTAATATCCTAACTCAAAATTATACACCTCTTAAGTAAAAAATTCATTGTAGTGCCTAGAAATTATATGAGAATACATAGACGTAGTAAACATGGACCTGTattctttaagaaaaaaaatattccaATCAAATAAGATGGATACATAGACAGTCTCTACCAACACTCCACAtcttcacaaaatcaattcatt contains the following coding sequences:
- the LOC133789052 gene encoding auxin-responsive protein SAUR21-like, with translation MAFGLSGFVQGKKALRRSLSGNKEAPLKSATIPKGCFAVYVGEDQKKRYVVPLSYLNEPAFQDLLSMAEEEFGYEHPMGGLTIPCREDIFIDITSQLN